The window GCTGAGGTTCGGACAGTTGGGAGAGCAACTAGGCCCACCACCATAGCAGCATTCCTTTATGTCAGCCAACACCAAGCTGTTAGCTTATTCTGTTCATTTCAAAGCtcatattaaattattaacagTTTGGCAGGTATTCACTGTGCTGAAGAAGAATACAAAAGAATTTGCAGTATATGAtgtgtttgttaaaaaaaacttgtgagattttcagctgaaatatattatgtaaatagcagaatatacatatataatatattaattatgaTTTTTCTATAACATGGTGTGCTTTATTTGCTGTATGTGTTGTTTGCTACTGTATGTACATTGAAGTAAaagatgttttacattttccattaaaaatggaACAATCAAAATATTCTGTGTCTATGAAAATATctgtccaacacacacacatcaaatacttcatttaaattaataataatcatttagaCAGTATtccaaacaataacaacactaaCAGTGATTTATTTTCACACTGAGCCAAAGGCcgtttttatgtgcatttttatgAATAGAACGTTTTCTATGAAATCATGATTATAATCATGCTATAATGACAAATCAACAGTATAGCATTCTGTGCCCCATAGCCTGAGTGTCTGTTCAGTAGTGCAGATATCACAGTATCTTTCATGCGGATTTTCATTGTGTGTTTAAAACAGAAAGGCTGCTGATTTGCAAAACAATGTATGCCTTTAACATACCTACAAGGGAAGTATTTCTCTGACCGCACAATGACCTGATCAAATTGTGACTTTGCAGGGaactattcatcatgaaatcttaaATCCATGCAGCTCAGTCGCCACCTTCAGATCAATGTAATTTCACACCCCTAGTACATGCACACTAAAGCAAATAAACCACAGTCTATTTCAAACATTCATACTTTAGGTATAAACCTCACTGTGTCCAGCAGAACACTCCCACAACAGCCGTATTTCCTCCTGGAGGTCAGGAGGCAGATGTAAAAGTGGCAGGTCCAGTAggagtggccactgagtggccTCAACAGAGTTGAGCAGCGGAGTTAAAAGAGGAGACTGCTGGTCCGTATAGGAGTCTCTCTTTAGCCGAGCATTCTCTACTTTCAGGCTCTCATTTTCCTCCAGTAacttttcattctctttcagcAGGACAGCCAAAGCCTTCCTAAGGTCAGCAATGGCCATGCTCTGCTCCTCCAGCCGAGTGCAGTCATCTTTGGCTGCTTTACACCCTTGTGGAGATTCTTGGGCGACACACCAGATGGCTTTTGGGCTTGTTGTTAGGGTGGCAGGGGGAGATTGGGTGGGTGGTAGTGGTGTCTCCTTTGTGTAGATGGAAGGCTTTTTTGCAAGCTTTCCCTTTTTCCAAGTGTCTCTGATCAGGCGCTGCTGCTGAAGATGTCTGCCTCTCTGGAGTTCAAGAGAGAGCTTGACCTTAGCAAAAAAAGGATTTATTATTTCCATGAGAAACCAGAACATTAGTTGCTATGCTATATATTCGAACCAGAAGTCCATTTGGgacttttgttttggtccattcattcaaaaactgaaaaatggagatagagattttcctgaagaaaaaaaaaaaacgagtaTCTCCATGTAGAAGAGTGTGTAGGGAGGTGTACACAGCACTGTCCGAAGATCACCCTTTCATTTACtaaattttcagtcaaaaccaccgtaaagtacaagttatttatttatatctaacaaaattacacagaagccttaacaactaaatacactgctcaaaaaaataaagggaacgttcaaataacacatcctagatctggatgaatgaaatattctcattgaatactttgttctgtacaaagttgaatgtgctgacaacaaaatcacacaaaaatcctcaatggaaatcaaatgtattaaccaatggaggcctggatttggagtcacacacaaaattaaagtggaaaaacacactacaggctgatccaactttgatgtaatgtccttaaaacaagtcaaaatgaggctcagtattgtgtgtggcctccacgttcctgtatgacctccctacaacgcctgggcatgctcctgatgaggtggtggatggtctcctgggggatctcctcccagacctggactaaagcatccgccaactcctggacagtctgtggtgcaacgtggcgttggtgggtggagcgagacatgatgtcccagatgtgctcaatcggattcaggtccggtggaacgggcgggccagtccatagcttcaatgccttcatcttgtcggaactgctgacacactccagccacatgaggtctagaaTTGTCCTgtattaggaggaacccagggccaaccgcaccagcatatggtctcacaaggggtctgaggatctcatctctgtacctaatggcagtcaggctacctctggcgagcacatgaaGGGCTGTGTGgtcctccaaagaaatgccaccccacaccattactgacccactgccaaaccggtcatgctgaaggatgttgcaggcagcagatcgctctccacggcgtctccagactctgtcacgtctgtcacatgtgctcagtgtgaacctgctttcatctgtgaagagcacagggcgccagtggcgaatttgccaatcctggtgttctctggcaaatgccaagcgtcctgcacagtgttgggctgtgagcacaacccccatctgtggacgtcgggccctcataccatcctcatggagtcggtttctaaccgtttgtgcagacacatgcacatttgcggcctgctggaggtcattttgcagggctctggcagtgctcctcctgttcctccttgcacaaaggcggaggtagcagtcctgctgctgggttgttgccctcctacggcctcctccacatctcctggtgtactgaccTGTCTTCTGGTAGCACCTCCaacctctggacactacgctgacagacacagcaaaccttcttgccacagctcgcattgatgtgccatcctggatgagctgcactacctgagccacttgtgtgggttgtatagtccgtctcatgctaccacgagtgtgaaagcaccaccaacattcaaaagtgacaaatacatcagccagaaagcagaaaggtactgagaagtggtctgtggtccccacctgcagaaccactcctttattgagtgtgtctttctaattgccaataatttccacctgttgtctattccatttgtacaacagcatgtgaaattgattgtcaatcagtgttgcttcctaagtggacagtttgatttcacagacgtttgatttacttggagttatattgtgttgtttaagtgttcccttatttttttgagcagtgtataaatattttggagtttggagtgtcaaccctttgcctttattacagcttccattcttttcagaagacttgctttcagtctttCTAAGAAATCTCGAGGCATATTTTTCCACTTCTCCAAAGTTTGGTCTCAGaaattggttgtattttctgattctcatgatccaaataatcccaaacacattcaccaTCTGGGCTCTGTGGGAGTCTAGCAGTAGGAGAGATGAGCCAACAACTGGAACATTGCAGGTTCAAAGCCCTTTTTGCAGATTCAAAGCACTTTACCCCCCACTTTTAATTGAAAGGGAAATTAATATTGCCTTCTATTACttctaaaatctaaaatttagaattatcagtccataaaacctcacTAGTgcaacatttcttctttttgtcttttttctttactcAGCAAAACCTTCAAAAGCTACACTTTCAGACacatagcattgagttgtcttctcactgtGGAAGGATGAATGGAACCACCTGTGGATtattttagatctgaagcaaaagtggagcttgattttctcttatcTCCCAAAGATGAAAGTTTAAGTACTTTTTATTTGACAAGTTTGGTAATCTACCAGGTGTTGCACTATTGGTATCGGttgaacagggtgaaagggggcgtACAAAAGTATACAGAGCAACAGATGGTCTGcaactgtagaactgcaaagcGCGTCtacatggtaagtggagctgatcaaatagACAAagaatgtagatacaaggaggcgTGGTAGACAAAGTAGTCAGTTAATGTAATTAACATCAGTTTCATACTCACAATTGTGTAACCCCTTGTGGTAGGTGGATTATCATTTGGAAAGCGACCACTTTTATCATCACAGGAGGAAGGTGGTCAGTCAGAACTTTGAATAACTTCACCACAAGTGCACTTGCCCACTTATTGAGAAAATGGTCAAGGATGACTCATCTGATCatatcactttttccacatctctgaCTAGTTTCTGTGGTTTTCACACCACTGAAGTCTCAAACATGCTTTTGTCTCAGTAAAGAGCGCTGCAGCCCTACTATACATAATCTTCCAACATGTAGTTGTTGACAGACTGTCACTTGAGCAACACTCacctttctgtttttcctcacATATCGCACTATTGCACAAGCATCACAGTCATTGAATGAACAAGTTAGTCCACAGTCCTATAGATCTAAATGCAGGTGTCACTTCAGTCGCTCCTCCTGCCATTCGTGCTCCAATAATGACTCTCTTTTAAAGTCTCTTAACACAAAATCAGTTGAGCCTGTTCAGCACTTTTGATTTATTCCACAGAGCATGGTGGGGCGTAAACTGTTTAATGGTGTCATGCAGCACTCCTGCTTGGAAGTGTCTTCACTCATTATGTTGGAGCCTTTGTTGTAAAAGGTTACTCCATTACTACAATGTTATAACAGGTGTCATGGTAAAATGCCCTACCTGCTCATTTTGTGTCATCAATAAGGCAACTTTCAGCAGATCTGTACagggagaaagacaaagacacgTGTTTTTCTCAAAAACAAAGACACTTTTTTAATCGAATTGTGGCAGAGAGAAAGTACACTGTTACCTGCTGCCTCTCCATGGCATAAAATTGCCTCCTTGTAATTCTCTTGCGCTACCAACCGGTTTGCCTTTCTGCCGCACAGATGGGCCTGCGGTGGAGGTGACACACTGTTATGATGTGTTAAACAACACCACAtttagttctttagtaaagacaatggttctatttggaaccatgagttctaaatagaaccatttaatgcttaaatagttctttgcatggtgaaatggttcttcacattgatagagaaagtgtttaatatgattctatataatacctttttgaaaagggctctatagagcacaaaaaaggttcttctattttcacaacttgacattgtaataatGGAAGaaaccttttggtgctatatagaacccttttcaaaaacaatatacaacatattctccatcagtctaaagacCCATTTCACAAAGCAAATAATTATTTAAGCATTAACAACACTCTAATAACTATCTAtataaccctcaccctggccctaatcccaaccctaaccttaacctcaactcaaaacctgaTCCTAACCATCATGTTTTTGACAGGTTACTGAGaatcagtgtttgtttcatctaaaagggccactcaaaataaagtatcACCTGGaatgtatacactatattgccaaaagtgttcgctcatctgccttcacacgcatatgaacttaactgacatcccattcttaatccatagggtttaatatgatgtcggcccaccctttgcagctgtaacagcttgaactcttctggaaagactttccacaagggttaggagtgagtttattggaatttttgacctttcttccagaagtgcatttatgaggtcatacactgatgttggacgagaaggcctggctgcgagcagtctccgctctaattcatcccaaaggtgttctatcaggttgaggtcaggattctgtgcaggccagtcaagttcttccacaccaaacttgctcatccatgtctttatggatcttgctttctGCACTTGAGGgctgtcatgttggaacaggaaggggccatccccaaactgttctcgcaaaaatctcttggtctgctgaagcattaagagttcctttcactggaactaaggggccaagcccaactcccgaaaaacaaccccacaccaaaatcccccctccaccaaactttacacttggcacaatgcaatcagacaagtaccattctcctggcaactgccaaacccagactcgtccatcacattgccagacggagaagtccAGAGGCGGCGcgttacaccactgcattcaaaatTTCACCACtggatttgttgcacaggtggcatcctatcatggtaccatgctgaaattcactgagagcaacccattgtttcactaatgtttgtagaagcagtctgcatgcctaggtgcttggtgttctacacctgtggccatggaagtgatttgaactcctgaattaaatgatttggatgggtgagtgaatatttttgacAGCGTAGTGTATCAGCTCCAGTCCTTCCACTGCACAGCTGTGCGGTTTTTCTGTCCTGCCACAGCTGATGTATCGCGACTCTGGCAGTGACTCCTACACCGAAAATAAGAAACTGTGCGGTGTGGAGTGCAGGACTGGAGCTGGTGAACACTGACCATCCACAATCGCCAATAAGACAGTGTATGATGTTTAACTACACTGTATCGCCAGCCAGTGTTATTAGTTAAGTTTTAACTTCACACACGTCTCCATGCAGCATGCCGCTCTGAATGGTCTGAAACTGTCAACAGGACAGTGAAGGACACGTTAATGACCCTCAACTTACGCGGTTCAGAGGACTGTCCATTAGGTCCATTTAAACGACCACAAGCGACGTGAGATCTCTCACGCTTTATTTCCGAAAATCATACGCTTCTGTCGCGCTGACGTGTACTTGAAATCTGACCACCAAAAACACTACAGTCACCTGTTGTGACACAGTTTGCGCAACCTGTGTTCTGTCTACTGCCCGATAAACATATTGCTGGTTTGTGGCGCCATCTGCTGGAGCCTTAAATTTATGGCAgtcatcagacacagcagcgctgctggagtttttcaacactCCAACACTTTTAATCAGCTGCAGTCTTTCAACCataatatccagccaacagcgtcctgtgagcactgatgaaggactagaggatgaccaacacaaactgagctactgtctctgcctttacatctacaaggtggaccaacaaggtgggtgtgtctaatagagtggacagtgcatggacacagtgtttaaaagctccagcagctctgctgtgtgtgatccactCGCATCGGCACAACATatattaacacaccaccacatcagtgttactgcagtgctgagaatgattcaccacccaaataatacagGCTCTGTGGAgatcctgtgggggtcctgaccactgaagaagaggGACTAGAAgtggactaacaaagtatgcagagaaacagatggactgtaaTTATGGAACTCCAAAGTGCTCCTATGTGGTAcatggagctgatgaaatggacaatgagtgtagaaataaggagatggtttttaatgttatggctgctCAGATTAAGTTGAAATTTTAAAATAGGCAGGAAATTCCAAATCCTTCAACATTCTGCTCAAGCACATGGAATTGAGTAAATTTAACTACTGATTACCAATGAACGCTGGTAATCGTCTCATTAACACAGATTGC is drawn from Pygocentrus nattereri isolate fPygNat1 chromosome 10, fPygNat1.pri, whole genome shotgun sequence and contains these coding sequences:
- the nrbf2a gene encoding nuclear receptor binding factor 2a; translation: MDLMDSPLNRAHLCGRKANRLVAQENYKEAILCHGEAADLLKVALLMTQNEQVKLSLELQRGRHLQQQRLIRDTWKKGKLAKKPSIYTKETPLPPTQSPPATLTTSPKAIWCVAQESPQGCKAAKDDCTRLEEQSMAIADLRKALAVLLKENEKLLEENESLKVENARLKRDSYTDQQSPLLTPLLNSVEATQWPLLLDLPLLHLPPDLQEEIRLLWECSAGHSEVYT